One window from the genome of Salvelinus namaycush isolate Seneca chromosome 19, SaNama_1.0, whole genome shotgun sequence encodes:
- the LOC120063879 gene encoding claudin-14-like encodes MASMAVQLLGFFLGLLGLVGSVVATVLPHWRRMAYVGSNIITATAYMKGLWMECVWHSTGIYQCEVHRSMLALPPDLQAARALMLLSCLTSTLAALVSSAGMKCTRCARGSSIKHALAISGGVCFLSAGMLCLITVCWTTNDVILDFYNPILPEGMKYEMGMAVYLGYVSACLSLMGGVVLCWNCEGRPRNPLHLPHHRHPCPPLVFKTINTPNTPTPPYYPPAALKGNYAPSRTSLSSNGYRLNDYV; translated from the exons CGGTCCAGCTGCTGGGCTTCTTCCTGGGTCTGCTGGGGCTTGTGGGTAGTGTAGTTGCTACAGTGCTCCCCCACTGGCGGCGGATGGCCTATGTGGGCTCTAACATAATCACAGCCACTGCATACATGAAGGGGCTCTGGATGGAGTGTGTGTGGCACAGCACGGGTATCTACCAGTGTGAAGTACATCGCTCAATGCTGGCTCTGCCACCTGACCTGCAA GCGGCACGAGCGTTGATGTTGCTGTCCTGCCTGACCTCCACCCTGGCAGCCCTCGTGTCCTCTGCAGGGATGAAGTGTACCCGCTGTGCCCGCGGCTCGTCCATCAAGCATGCCCTGGCCATCAGTGGAGGGGTCTGCTTCCTGTCTGCAGGCATGCTCTGCCTAATCACTGTCTGCTGGACAACCAATGATGTCATCCTCGACTTCTACAACCCCATCCTACCTGAAG GTATGAAGTATGAGATGGGCATGGCGGTGTATTTGGGCTACGTCTCGGCCTGTCTTAGTCTGATGGGAGGGGTGGTGCTCTGTTGGAACTGTGAGGGGCGGCCCAGGAACCCCCTACATCTACCTCATCATCGCCACCCTTGTCCTCCCCTCGTCTTCAAAACTATAaacacccccaacaccccaacaCCCCCTTACTATCCCCCTGCCGCCCTGAAAGG